The following are encoded together in the Ralstonia insidiosa genome:
- a CDS encoding response regulator transcription factor, with protein sequence MTEGTTVSLSSDPLRGQRILVVDDVDETRMLLVDFLQRRGCRVYIARDGQDGVQKAQSVVPDLILMDIRMPVCDGITACRLLKANPATRSIPLIFLTSAALPQERVAGLAAGAVDYVTKPFDFEEVRLRLCIHLKPLAAPGNAPVEDGVNAASSTLDVILYRATRKLLLEQLAQTPSLVELAAAVGTNARRLNAAFKQCVGVTVFDFLREARMKEARRMLSETALDVQMISRELGYNSAANFSTAFRDRFGLSPSQFRQDAGGHA encoded by the coding sequence ATGACTGAAGGCACGACTGTCTCTCTCTCTTCCGATCCATTGCGCGGGCAGCGCATCCTGGTCGTTGACGATGTCGACGAGACCCGCATGCTGCTGGTGGATTTCCTGCAGCGGCGGGGTTGCCGCGTCTATATCGCGCGGGATGGGCAAGACGGTGTGCAGAAGGCCCAGAGCGTGGTGCCGGACCTGATCCTGATGGATATCCGCATGCCGGTGTGTGACGGCATCACCGCCTGCAGGCTGCTCAAGGCCAACCCGGCTACGCGTAGCATCCCACTGATCTTCCTGACCTCCGCGGCGTTGCCGCAGGAGCGTGTGGCCGGGCTCGCCGCTGGTGCGGTGGACTACGTGACCAAGCCCTTCGATTTTGAAGAGGTCCGCCTGCGCCTGTGCATTCATCTCAAGCCGCTGGCCGCGCCAGGCAATGCGCCTGTGGAAGACGGTGTGAATGCGGCCTCCAGCACGCTGGATGTCATTCTGTATCGGGCAACACGCAAGCTGTTGCTTGAGCAACTCGCGCAGACGCCCAGCCTGGTGGAGCTTGCCGCTGCAGTGGGCACCAACGCGCGCCGGCTGAATGCGGCTTTCAAGCAATGTGTTGGCGTGACCGTGTTCGATTTTCTGCGCGAGGCGCGCATGAAAGAGGCGCGGCGCATGCTGTCCGAGACGGCACTCGACGTGCAGATGATTTCTCGGGAGCTTGGCTACAACAGCGCTGCCAATTTCTCCACTGCGTTTCGCGATCGCTTTGGCCTGTCACCCAGCCAGTTCCGGCAAGATGCCGGGGGCCACGCGTGA
- a CDS encoding NHL repeat-containing protein: protein MLRYHTALGGALICVSTVLLSACGGDSSSPDSTTATSPTTPLAVANPAGLDTYGGGGPLTFTATSAATWSLTGPGSLSATQGASVTYTPPATVQADAQVTITAVSNGTTVAKTITLHAPVLRPVASQVTWYAGDAPIALSISPQFTTGTPTWSSTVGGTFSAAQGNSVTFTPAAVTSDTQAVVSVAASNHTESVSITLKPASEKTLTLNTPSVQAGNGSVTLTVPSTISHGTLKWTASIGTITVNADGSATYTPPATLSGATVVTISATDGSSAPFTATISVTPSAALAVSPTVTSASAAGAPVSLTASIVNPNASVSASMVRWAIASGHGSLSATSGATVSYIPDATDTTVNDTAVVTATLGAMQKTVNITLNFQSSARFNTPYAIAVDGSGNLFVGDSGNNTIRKITVPGVVSTFAGSGAGTEADGTGTAASFLIPVGTAFDSSGNLFVADSVGHAIRKVTPAGVVTTLAGTSSTFGSPVGIAVDAAGNIYVADYVTNLLSKITPAGVITTLAGSGTAGSQDGTGTAASFNAPSGVAVDSNGTLYVAEQKGCNIRKVTPAGVVTTLAGTGVCTHTDGTGTAAAFNMPGSLVVDGNGNVYVTEYKGNTVRKITPAGVVTTLAGSGATGSADGLGTSAQFNYPMGIAIDSNGVLYVTETDNNLIRMVSPTGNVSTVAGAAKASGTADGIALPR from the coding sequence ATGCTTCGATACCACACCGCGCTCGGCGGCGCGCTGATCTGCGTCTCCACGGTTTTGCTCTCTGCCTGCGGGGGCGATTCTTCCTCGCCGGACTCGACAACGGCAACATCACCCACGACACCCCTGGCGGTCGCCAACCCGGCGGGGCTCGATACCTACGGCGGCGGTGGCCCGCTGACCTTCACCGCCACCAGCGCGGCAACGTGGTCTCTGACCGGCCCGGGCTCGCTGAGCGCAACGCAAGGCGCAAGCGTCACCTATACGCCGCCGGCGACCGTGCAGGCCGATGCGCAGGTCACCATTACTGCGGTGTCGAATGGCACGACCGTCGCGAAGACCATCACGCTGCACGCGCCGGTCTTGCGTCCGGTGGCGAGCCAAGTCACTTGGTATGCGGGCGATGCGCCGATCGCGCTGTCGATTTCGCCGCAGTTCACGACCGGCACGCCAACCTGGTCATCCACCGTTGGCGGCACGTTCAGCGCGGCACAGGGCAACAGCGTCACGTTCACGCCTGCCGCCGTCACCAGTGACACGCAGGCTGTCGTGTCTGTGGCTGCGAGCAATCACACCGAATCCGTCAGCATCACGCTCAAGCCCGCCAGCGAAAAAACGCTGACGCTGAACACCCCATCGGTCCAGGCCGGCAATGGTTCGGTCACCCTGACCGTGCCGTCGACCATCAGTCACGGCACGCTCAAGTGGACGGCATCGATCGGCACGATCACGGTCAATGCCGATGGCAGCGCTACCTACACGCCACCGGCCACGCTGTCCGGCGCAACTGTCGTCACCATCAGCGCCACGGATGGCAGCAGCGCGCCGTTTACCGCCACGATCTCGGTCACACCCAGCGCCGCGCTGGCGGTCTCGCCCACCGTCACCAGTGCCTCGGCTGCTGGCGCTCCGGTGTCCCTGACGGCAAGCATCGTCAATCCCAATGCGAGCGTGTCTGCCTCCATGGTGCGATGGGCCATTGCCAGCGGTCACGGCAGCCTGAGCGCTACCAGCGGCGCGACTGTGAGCTACATCCCCGACGCGACTGACACGACCGTCAACGATACGGCCGTGGTGACCGCCACGCTCGGCGCGATGCAAAAGACCGTCAACATCACGCTCAATTTCCAATCCTCGGCACGATTCAACACGCCGTATGCGATTGCCGTGGATGGCAGCGGCAACCTCTTCGTGGGCGACTCGGGCAACAACACGATCCGCAAGATCACAGTGCCCGGCGTGGTATCAACGTTTGCCGGCTCCGGTGCCGGTACCGAGGCGGATGGCACGGGCACGGCAGCCAGCTTCCTCATCCCGGTCGGCACCGCATTCGACAGCAGCGGCAACCTGTTCGTGGCGGATAGCGTCGGCCACGCCATCCGTAAGGTCACGCCCGCCGGAGTGGTGACCACCCTGGCAGGCACCAGCAGCACCTTCGGCTCGCCCGTTGGAATTGCCGTCGATGCGGCGGGCAATATTTACGTGGCGGATTACGTTACCAACCTGCTCAGCAAGATCACGCCCGCCGGGGTGATCACCACCCTGGCCGGCTCCGGCACCGCTGGCAGCCAGGATGGCACGGGCACGGCTGCCAGCTTCAATGCCCCATCAGGCGTGGCGGTGGATAGCAACGGCACGTTGTACGTTGCAGAGCAAAAAGGCTGCAACATCCGCAAGGTCACGCCTGCGGGTGTCGTAACCACGCTGGCCGGCACCGGGGTTTGCACCCACACCGACGGCACCGGAACCGCTGCCGCCTTCAACATGCCGGGTTCGCTCGTCGTCGATGGAAACGGCAACGTCTACGTGACGGAATACAAGGGCAACACCGTCCGCAAGATCACGCCGGCTGGTGTGGTGACCACGCTGGCCGGCTCCGGTGCGACCGGCAGTGCAGATGGCCTCGGCACGAGCGCACAGTTCAACTATCCGATGGGCATCGCCATCGACAGCAACGGCGTCCTGTACGTGACGGAGACGGATAACAACCTGATCCGCATGGTCAGCCCGACCGGCAACGTATCGACCGTTGCGGGCGCGGCGAAGGCCAGCGGCACCGCTGACGGGATTGCCCTGCCTCGATGA
- a CDS encoding NHL repeat-containing protein, whose translation MFNYQTALGGALICASTVLLSACGGDASSPDSTTTSSPSTPLAVANPAGLDAYGGGGPLTFNATTAATWSLTGPGSLSATQGANVTYTPPATVQADVQVTITAVSGGTTVSKTITLHAPVLRPVTSQVTWYVGDAPIALSVSPQFITGTPTWSSTVGGAFSATQGNSVTFTPTAITSDTSAVISVGANGHTESVNIVLKPTSEKTLTLSSPSVQAGNGTVTLTVPSTISHGTLKWTASTGTITVNADGSATYTPPAVLSTATVATVSATDGSSAPFTATISVTPSATISVSPSSATTSANGNPVSLTATIANSNATVRWAISSGRGSLSATTGATVSYIPDPTNTVANDVAIVTASLGNLSQTAQINLNFQPTARFQNPYGVALDSAGNLFVADTYNYRIRKITVPGVVSTFAGSGTGSEADGTGTAASFSSPIGITFDSTGNLYVVDTSGNTIRKITPAGVVTTLAGSGAVGSADGIGTAATFWQPYGVAIDGAGNLYVTDVANQKIRKITPAGVVTTLAGSGTVGATDGPGALATFNLPRGIAVDNNGYVYVAEQSGCKIRKITPAGVVSTLAGSPASNCGHADGTGTAAIFQGPVALALDSNGNLYVAEFGGSDVRKVTPAGVVTTLAGSGVSGSADGMGTSAQFGTPAGIAVDSNGVVYVADSSNSTIRMITPAGNVSTLAGAAGVRAFADGTAQPRQ comes from the coding sequence ATGTTCAACTACCAAACCGCACTTGGCGGCGCATTGATTTGCGCCTCCACCGTTCTACTGTCCGCCTGTGGCGGTGACGCCTCATCCCCAGACTCGACGACGACCTCTTCGCCCTCGACACCCCTGGCGGTCGCCAACCCGGCTGGCCTCGATGCCTATGGCGGTGGTGGTCCGCTGACCTTCAATGCCACCACCGCAGCCACGTGGTCGCTGACGGGCCCGGGCTCGTTGAGCGCAACGCAAGGCGCAAATGTCACCTATACCCCGCCGGCTACCGTGCAGGCCGATGTGCAAGTCACGATCACTGCGGTGTCAGGTGGCACCACGGTATCGAAGACCATCACCCTGCACGCACCGGTTCTGCGCCCGGTGACAAGCCAGGTGACGTGGTATGTCGGCGATGCGCCAATCGCGCTGTCGGTCTCGCCGCAGTTCATCACAGGCACGCCGACATGGTCGTCCACCGTGGGCGGCGCGTTCAGCGCCACGCAGGGCAACAGCGTGACTTTCACGCCGACCGCCATTACGAGCGACACTTCGGCCGTCATCTCTGTCGGCGCCAATGGCCACACCGAATCGGTCAACATTGTGCTCAAGCCCACCAGCGAGAAAACACTGACGTTGAGCAGCCCGTCAGTACAAGCAGGCAACGGCACGGTGACCCTCACCGTGCCTTCGACGATCAGCCACGGCACGCTCAAGTGGACGGCATCGACAGGCACGATCACGGTCAATGCCGACGGCAGCGCCACCTACACTCCACCTGCCGTGCTATCCACCGCGACGGTCGCCACCGTTAGCGCGACAGATGGCAGCAGTGCCCCGTTCACGGCCACAATCTCGGTGACTCCGAGCGCCACCATTTCAGTGTCGCCCTCCAGCGCCACGACGTCGGCCAACGGAAACCCAGTGTCCCTGACGGCAACCATCGCCAACTCCAATGCGACGGTGCGGTGGGCCATCAGCAGCGGCCGAGGCAGCTTGAGCGCCACCACCGGCGCCACGGTGAGCTACATCCCAGACCCGACCAATACGGTCGCCAATGATGTCGCCATCGTGACCGCCTCGCTGGGCAACCTGTCGCAAACCGCGCAGATCAACCTGAACTTCCAACCAACTGCGCGCTTCCAAAATCCCTACGGCGTGGCGCTCGACAGTGCCGGCAACCTCTTCGTTGCGGACACCTATAACTACAGGATCCGCAAGATCACGGTGCCCGGCGTGGTATCAACCTTCGCTGGCTCCGGTACCGGCAGCGAGGCTGACGGCACCGGAACGGCTGCCAGCTTCAGCAGCCCGATCGGCATCACGTTCGACAGCACCGGCAATCTGTATGTCGTGGATACCAGCGGCAACACCATCCGCAAAATCACACCCGCTGGCGTGGTGACGACGTTGGCCGGTTCCGGTGCCGTCGGCAGCGCGGATGGCATCGGTACAGCTGCGACCTTCTGGCAGCCGTATGGGGTGGCTATCGATGGCGCCGGCAACCTGTACGTGACCGACGTCGCCAATCAGAAGATCCGCAAAATCACGCCCGCTGGTGTCGTAACCACCTTGGCCGGCTCGGGCACCGTTGGCGCCACCGATGGCCCGGGCGCGCTTGCCACGTTCAATCTTCCGAGGGGCATCGCTGTGGATAACAACGGTTACGTGTACGTAGCCGAACAATCCGGCTGCAAGATCCGCAAGATCACGCCCGCTGGCGTCGTCTCCACGCTGGCTGGCTCACCTGCATCAAACTGCGGCCACGCCGACGGCACAGGAACTGCGGCCATATTCCAGGGCCCTGTGGCTCTGGCCCTCGATAGCAACGGCAATCTCTATGTGGCGGAATTTGGCGGCTCAGACGTACGCAAGGTGACACCAGCCGGCGTGGTAACGACCCTGGCCGGCTCGGGAGTGAGCGGTAGCGCAGACGGCATGGGCACAAGCGCCCAATTCGGTACGCCCGCAGGCATTGCCGTGGACAGCAATGGCGTGGTCTATGTAGCGGACTCATCAAACAGCACGATCCGAATGATCACCCCGGCGGGCAATGTGTCGACCTTGGCTGGAGCCGCTGGCGTCAGAGCCTTCGCCGACGGCACGGCCCAACCCCGTCAATAA
- a CDS encoding DsbA family oxidoreductase, which produces MPAHHPTVDGGKHRLNIEVFFDLICPWSWVGIRQLATAMHEFQRRHPGVGVQINWRPRPLLPEVPLGGTAYQPFYLAQSGSPTAVAMRRSQVQHAGQAVGITFDFKRIRILPNTAIAHGLIGHMARQASPLQTIGLVDRLFKAFFSDGEDIGDPQVLERLGLEQGVGRPMLLACLNDVRSHLPPPTPERPRRGRPVKEDVLSTPHFVFNGAATVSGARSTDALLSSMLRSVEGT; this is translated from the coding sequence TTGCCCGCGCACCACCCAACCGTCGACGGTGGGAAGCATCGACTCAACATCGAAGTCTTCTTCGATCTGATTTGCCCGTGGAGCTGGGTCGGCATCCGCCAACTGGCCACGGCCATGCACGAGTTCCAGAGGCGGCACCCCGGCGTCGGGGTCCAGATCAACTGGCGCCCACGCCCGCTGTTGCCGGAAGTACCGCTTGGCGGTACGGCATACCAGCCGTTCTATCTGGCCCAGTCCGGCAGCCCCACTGCCGTGGCCATGCGGCGCTCACAAGTGCAACATGCGGGGCAAGCCGTGGGAATCACGTTCGATTTCAAGCGCATCCGCATCCTGCCAAATACCGCAATCGCGCACGGATTGATCGGGCACATGGCCAGGCAAGCCAGCCCACTGCAAACCATTGGCTTGGTCGACCGGTTGTTCAAGGCGTTCTTCTCTGACGGCGAGGACATTGGTGACCCGCAGGTGCTGGAGCGGCTGGGTCTGGAGCAAGGAGTGGGACGGCCGATGTTGCTTGCCTGCCTGAATGATGTGCGTAGTCACCTCCCCCCGCCCACCCCGGAACGGCCACGACGCGGCCGCCCGGTGAAGGAAGACGTACTGAGCACCCCTCATTTTGTCTTCAACGGCGCTGCCACCGTGTCTGGTGCGAGGTCCACGGACGCTTTGCTGAGCAGCATGCTGCGATCCGTCGAAGGCACGTGA